One genomic window of Solanum stenotomum isolate F172 chromosome 9, ASM1918654v1, whole genome shotgun sequence includes the following:
- the LOC125877060 gene encoding ATP-dependent helicase rhp16-like — MNPPIPDQMDEDTDAYHRFYGMVRRIEMRKYERERMQKIRRSVLTWEILEQEMDEFLLENYSDDLNLDIQNVSFAETAEAPSDLILPLLRYQKEWLAWSLKQETIFKGGILADEMGMGKTVEAIALVLAQRELKKATSGSSILPSSPGTSQELPTVKGTLVVCPVIGATQWFHEIERCTTKGSNKTVVYHGPNREKCMYKLEEYDFVITTYSVIQADYWPKKSKQNSKNSKWSDDGSIENSAWVGEDVSTRKSVLHSVKWERIILDEAHNIKSIHSNTTQAVLALESFYKWALTGTPLQNRMGELYSFVRFLQVTPYACYFCEDCNCSGLDFSSYDVCSQCSHQPERHFLWWKNYIEKPLKAYENEGRDALVWLKYKILKSLMLRRTKKERAVDLALPTKTVTVRKDSLDEREYDYYKTLHNRSLAQFEIYAQIGHLMNNFGQILGMITPLWQAANHPYLVMYSRKELASDNKEAGDVEQSCVLCQDAVEDPVVTCCRHVFCRACMIYLAEDVRETPCPSCTKPLTFDFSGNKDKGDSSSKPTVKEFRSSSILNKIQLDKFKTSTKIEALKEEISDMFERDGSAKGIVFSQFTSFLDLIKYSLNLCGINCVQLVGSMSIAARDAALKRFTEDSNCKILLMSLKAGGVALNLTVASHVFIMDPWWNPAVEQQAQDRVHRIGQYKPVKIVRFVMENTIEERILELQEKKKLLFEGTIGGSSEALGKLTTEDLISLFYYHF; from the exons ATGAATCCGCCAATTCCAg ATCAAATGGATGAAGATACGGATGCATATCATAGATTCTATGGCATGGTGAGAAGGATAGAAATGAGGAAATATGAACGTGAGAGGATGCAAAAGATAAGAAGATCAGTTTTGACATGGGAGATACTAGAACAAGAAATGGATGAATTCCTTCTGGAGAATTATTCAGATGATTTAAACTTGGATATTCAGAACGTCTCGTTTGCTGAAACTGCCGAGGCACCATCAGATTTGATCTTGCCACTATTGAGGTACCAAAAGGAGTGGTTGGCTTGGTCATTAAAGCAAGAAACTATATTCAAAGGGGGTATTCTTGCTGATGAAATGGGAATGGGGAAGACGGTTGAAGCCATAGCACTTGTGCTTGCTCAACGCGAATTAAAGAAAGCAACTAGTGGTTCTAGTATATTGCCGTCTTCACCCGGTACCTCCCAGGAACTCCCAACAGTAAAAGGAACTCTTGTTGTATGTCCTGTGATTGGAGCAACGCAATGGTTTCACGAGATTGAACGTTGCACCACTAAAGGAAGCAACAAAACTGTTGTGTATCATGGCCCCAACAGGGAGAAATGTATGTACAAACTGGAGGAATATGATTTTGTCATTACTACGTATTCCGTTATCCAGGCTGATTATTGGCCAAAGAAGTCAAAACAGAATAGCAAGAACTCAAAATGGAGTGACGATGGTTCTATTGAAAATTCAGCCTGGGTTGGTGAAGATGTGTCCACAAGGAAGTCAGTTCTGCATTCAGTGAAGTGGGAGCGCATCATTTTGGATGAG GCTCATAATATCAAGTCTATACACAGCAACACCACACAAGCGGTTCTTGCTTTAGAATCTTTTTATAAGTGGGCATTGACTGGTACACCCCTGCAAAACCGCATGGGAGAATTGTACTCATTT GTCCGTTTCTTACAAGTTACGCCTTATGCTTGTTACTTTTGTGAAGATTGTAATTGCAGTGGACTTGATTTTAG CTCCTACGATGTGTGCTCACAGTGCTCCCACCAACCTGAACGCCACTTCCTCTGGTGGAAGAAc tATATTGAAAAACCTTTAAAGGCATACGAAAATGAAGGTAGAGATGCGTTGGTTTGGTTGAAGTACAAAATTCTGAAAAGCCTAATGCTAAGACGtaccaaaaaagaaagagcTGTGGATCTTGCACTCCCCACAAAGACT GTTACAGTGAGAAAAGATTCTTTGGATGAGAGAGAATACGACTACTACAAGACATTGCACAATAGAAGCCTTGCACAGTTCGAGAT ATATGCCCAGATTGGACATCTGATGAATAACTTTGGTCAAATTTTGGGTATGATCACACCCCTATGGCAG GCagctaatcatccttaccttgtGATGTACTCTAGAAAAGAATTGGCTAGTGACAATAAAGAGGCTGGAGATGTTGAACAGTCATGTGTCTTATGTCAGGATGCAGTGGAAGATCCAGTA GTTACTTGTTGTAGGCACGTGTTTTGCAGGGCGTGTATGATATATTTAGCTGAAGATGTGAGGGAAACGCCATGCCCTTCATGTACCAAACCCCTCACATTTGACTTCTCTGGAAATAAAGATAAGGGAGATTCTAGTTCTAAACCTACTGTCAAAGAGTTTAGGTCCTCAAGTATATTGAACAAAATTCAGCTAGATAAATTCAAGACAAGCACTAAAATAGAAGCTTTG AAGGAAGAAATTAGCGACATGTTTGAAAGGGACGGTTCTGCAAAAGGAATTGTGTTTAGCCAATTCACATCGTTTTTGGATCTGATAAAATATTCTCTTAAT CTGTGTGGCATCAATTGTGTTCAATTAGTTGGATCCATGTCTATTGCCGCAAGAGATGCTGCACTTAAAAGATTCACTGAGGATTCAAATTGCAAGATATTGCTTATGAGCTTGAAAGCTGGAGGTGTTGCCCTCAATCTTACAGTTGCATCACAT GTTTTCATAATGGATCCTTGGTGGAATCCTGCAGTGGAGCAGCAAGCCCAAGATAGAGTCCATCGAATAGGGCAATATAAACCAGTCAA GATTGTGAGATTTGTGATGGAGAATACAATTGAAGAGAGAATCTTAGAGTTacaagagaagaagaaattacTTTTTGAAGG GACAATTGGTGGTTCTTCAGAGGCCTTAGGAAAACTAACAACTGAGGACTTGATATCCCTGTTTTATTATCACTTTTGA